A genomic window from Pecten maximus chromosome 4, xPecMax1.1, whole genome shotgun sequence includes:
- the LOC117325800 gene encoding uncharacterized protein LOC117325800 — protein MADDQACTESETHPNQNQPGEPTELKIKTEVSEEKLTTVMQYLKETSTFCLIHTKKEISLFCKTCEKLICTSCIIAGDHTNHIFCETDDVVPTKRKQLFEQMSTREDMTKTVQQNMNMITTQKENVLKKFKYLSVEIDNRKTEKSQILEAWSQTQQALVRTQERRQLRSLDKYLVKQEACLAILEHFRRNPKCDDFIDDKKCVHVLQMLESATGEQTRLVSDVVTFTTEMSEAEKMERWMGHVTGIDSEVRHQRITKFHFCDSQISQISPISAKRAFVVTENHLYLVDSAQVKCTRADIEPLMTKVKYITPVTERGIYVQQTNSDVIKRVTVDGQTRHFTIFDSSPYSQEGNLSISHTGTILLTCVQTNVTYHSRRQVKVTNLVLNEFNKNGVKDESKSICCQYHNECTFFVLTAEAIYTLNTNELPTKLYQPGYVVNVETATKYVGTIGSEPASTFHPRGLCKDQDDHLIVSDFWNHAIHQLTSDGTFNKFLMTEDDGLMYPTAVGIDNINWLWVAQKDGQIHIVKYDP, from the coding sequence ATGGCAGACGATCAGGCATGTACAGAGTCAGAAACTCACCCAAATCAAAATCAACCTGGAGAACCGACAGAACTCAAAATAAAGACGGAAGTATCTGAGGAAAAGCTTACAACTGTTATGCAATATTTGAAAGAGACATCAACGTTCTGTCTCATACATactaaaaaagaaatatctcTTTTCTGCAAGACATGTGAAAAACTGATATGTACATCCTGTATCATAGCTGGAGATCACACTAATCACATTTTTTGTGAAACGGACGACGTGGTCCCcacaaaaagaaaacagttGTTCGAACAGATGTCGACGAGAGAAGACATGACTAAAACAGTACAACAGAACATGAACATGATCACAACACAAAAGGAAAATGTGttgaaaaaattcaaatatttgtctGTGGAAATTGACAACAGAAAAACGGAAAAATCCCAAATACTTGAAGCGTGGAGTCAAACTCAGCAGGCGTTAGTTAGGACACAGGAAAGGAGACAGCTACGAAGCCTCGATAAGTACCTCGTCAAACAAGAAGCATGCCTTGCGATTCTGGAACATTTTCGGAGAAATCCGAAGTGTGACGATTTTATTGATGAtaaaaaatgtgtacatgttttaCAGATGCTTGAAAGCGCTACTGGAGAACAGACCAGGCTCGTGTCGGATGTTGTGACCTTCACCACGGAAATGAGCGAGGCTGAGAAAATGGAGAGGTGGATGGGTCACGTGACTGGGATCGATTCTGAAGTCAGACATCAACGAATTACAAAATTTCACTTTTGCGATTCACAAATAAGTCAAATCTCACCAATTAGTGCAAAAAGGGCATTTGTGGTGACAGAAAACCATTTGTATCTTGTTGATTCTGCCCAGGTTAAATGTACAAGGGCCGACATCGAACCACTGATGACCAAAGTTAAGTACATCACTCCCGTCACAGAACGTGGTATATACGTACAACAGACTAACAGTGACGTGATCAAACGTGTTACAGTGGATGGTCAGACACGCCACTTCACTATTTTCGATTCGTCTCCGTATTCACAGGAAGGTAACCTTAGCATATCGCATACTGGCACGATTCTATTGACATGTGTCCAAACAAATGTCACTTATCATTCCCGCAGACAAGTGAAAGTCACAAACTTGGTATTGAATGAATTCAACAAAAATGGTGTAAAAGATGAAAGTAAATCTATTTGCTGTCAATATCATAATGAGTGTACCTTCTTTGTCCTCACAGCCGAGGCCATCTACACTCTCAATACCAATGAACTTCCAACTAAGCTTTACCAGCCGGGATATGTGGTTAATGTTGAAACGGCAACAAAATATGTTGGAACAATAGGGTCGGAGCCGGCGAGCACCTTCCACCCCAGAGGACTATGTAAGGATCAAGATGACCACCTCATAGTTTCTGACTTCTGGAACCACGCCATACACCAATTAACAAGTGACGGGACATTCAATAAGTTTTTAATGACAGAAGACGATGGCCTGATGTACCCAACCGCAGTCGGCATCGACAACATCAACTGGCTATGGGTAGCTCAAAAAGATGGACAGATACACATCGTCAAATACGACCCATAA
- the LOC117325801 gene encoding uncharacterized protein LOC117325801, with amino-acid sequence MAQMNGEMIQILQQNIKITKKKNVLKNCKTVSADIDNRKMELSEMLESWSQTQQSLVATQKEKRLENLEKYLDESETCLAIVEQFQRNPSSKNIDGKKLAHVLEMLQSATGASTRNVSEVIHEGNAMTLSTEMGDTDRMEKWFGRVTGIDSEASQHQTTKFKFCDSQISQISPISAKKAFVVTEGHLYLVDSTQVKCTRADIEPLMIKVKYITPVTERGIYVQQTDSDVIKRVTVNGQENRFADFKSVQFHPSQSLRIAHTGMVLSVIRFDDHFGKKVMLFHEYNSYGVRLKTSQNICCQYKDEFAHSVHTAGAIYALKTSNELPKNPYQPGFVVNVETATKYVGTIGSEPASTFHPRGLCKDQDDRLIVSDFWNHAIHQLTYEGKFQKFLMTEDDGLMNPTAVGIDNINWLWIAQKDGQIHIVKYDP; translated from the coding sequence ATGGCTCAGATGAATGGGGAAATGATACAAATACTACAACAGAATATAAAAATCACCAAAAAGAAAAACGTCTTGAAAAATTGCAAAACAGTGTCTGCTGACATCGACAACAGAAAAATGGAATTATCCGAAATGCTGGAATCCTGGAGTCAAACTCAGCAGTCGTTAGTTGCAACACAGAAGGAAAAGCGACTTGAAAATCTGGAAAAATACCTTGATGAATCAGAAACTTGCCTCGCAATTGTAGAACAGTTTCAAAGAAATCCGAGTAGTAAGAATATTGATGGCAAGAAACTTGCACATGTTTTAGAGATGCTTCAAAGCGCCACCGGTGCATCAACTAGGAATGTATCAGAAGTCATTCACGAAGGGAATGCAATGACTCTCTCAACAGAAATGGGCGACACTGACAGAATGGAGAAGTGGTTTGGCCGCGTGACTGGGATCGATTCTGAAGCAAGCCAACACCAAACAACCAAGTTCAAGTTTTGTGATTCACAAATAAGTCAAATCTCACCAATTAGTGCAAAAAAGGCATTTGTGGTGACGGAAGGCCATCTGTATCTTGTTGATTCTACCCAGGTTAAATGTACAAGGGCCGACATCGAACCACTGATGATCAAAGTTAAGTACATCACTCCGGTCACAGAAcgtggtatatatgtacaacaGACTGACAGTGACGTGATCAAACGTGTTACAGTGAATGGTCAGGAAAACCGCTTTGCTGATTTTAAATCTGTCCAGTTCCATCCATCGCAAAGCCTTCGCATAGCACATACTGGCATGGTTTTGTCAGTCATAAGATTTGACGACCATTTCGGCAAAAAAGTCATGTTGTTTCACGAATACAACAGCTATGGTGTCAGATTAAAAACAAGTCAAAATATTTGCTGTCAATATAAGGATGAGTTTGCGCACAGCGTCCACACAGCCGGTGCTATCTACGCCCTGAAGACTTCCAACGAACTTCCAAAGAATCCTTACCAGCCAGGATTTGTTGTGAATGTTGAAACAGCAACAAAATATGTTGGAACAATAGGGTCGGAGCCAGCGAGCACCTTCCACCCCAGAGGACTATGTAAGGATCAAGACGACCGCCTCATAGTTTCTGATTTCTGGAACCACGCCATACACCAATTAACATATGAAGGGAAATTCCAGAAGTTTTTAATGACGGAAGATGATGGACTGATGAACCCAACCGCAGTCGGCATTGACAACATCAACTGGCTATGGATAGCACAGAAAGATGGGCAGATACACATCGTCAAATATGACCCGTAA